Proteins found in one Geomonas subterranea genomic segment:
- the ftsL gene encoding cell division protein FtsL, whose translation MAQSKVAYGKVAAPARPGAVVRENWISFRYLTGVMVLLTLVSIFHVWSRVEVIDLNLRIGEANRQYRDQQQENKRLKVEVASLKAPARIEALAKGELGMALPTDQQVVLVK comes from the coding sequence ATGGCACAGAGCAAAGTTGCCTACGGCAAGGTCGCCGCACCGGCACGCCCCGGCGCGGTAGTAAGGGAAAACTGGATCAGCTTCCGGTATCTGACGGGGGTCATGGTCCTGCTCACGCTGGTCTCCATCTTCCACGTATGGTCCCGGGTCGAGGTCATCGACCTGAACCTCAGGATCGGCGAGGCCAATAGGCAGTACCGGGACCAGCAGCAGGAGAACAAGCGCCTCAAGGTGGAGGTGGCGTCCCTGAAGGCGCCGGCCCGCATCGAGGCGCTCGCCAAGGGTGAGCTCGGCATGGCGCTCCCCACCGACCAGCAGGTGGTCCTGGTCAAGTGA